A single genomic interval of Antechinus flavipes isolate AdamAnt ecotype Samford, QLD, Australia chromosome 1, AdamAnt_v2, whole genome shotgun sequence harbors:
- the HRCT1 gene encoding histidine-rich carboxyl terminus protein 1, producing MLNLSGGFSLLIPVIGIALVVLFLLLVAMCIHHNGAGAHEPDIERNYRHVGRNRVRWVHPWPLRAGGPLGRLHHNHRNLHGLHPLQAGHHHHHLHHHHHPHRHHHGHRAHR from the coding sequence ATGCTAAATCTTTCAGGTGGCTTCAGCCTACTGATCCCTgtcattggaattgccttggtgGTCCTTTTCCTGCTGTTGGTAGCTATGTGCATCCACCACAATGGAGCCGGTGCTCATGAACCTGACATAGAGAGGAACTATAGACACGTGGGCAGAAACCGTGTCAGGTGGGTCCATCCTTGGCCATTACGTGCTGGTGGCCCCCTTGGACGCCTTCACCATAACCACCGAAACCTCCATGGTCTCCACCCTCTCCAAGCAggccaccatcaccatcatcttcaccatcatcaccatcctcATCGTCATCACCATGGTCACCGGGCTCACCGCTGA